From one Lycium barbarum isolate Lr01 chromosome 6, ASM1917538v2, whole genome shotgun sequence genomic stretch:
- the LOC132600642 gene encoding mitochondrial import inner membrane translocase subunit TIM22-4-like isoform X1, producing the protein MSDPATESNDAQSSSQEPQKPQIEPIRMPTVEEIRGQDIWNNCAVRSVVSGVMGGGLGLFMGMFLGALDNPIMQEEMTTRQQIVYQAKQMGRRSWSSCKTFAVMGLVFSAAECTVEKVRAKHDMTNTAVAGCVTGGTLSARGGPKAACMGCAGFATFSVLIEKFLDRYH; encoded by the exons ATGAGTGATCCGGCAACTGAATCAAATGACGCGCAATCAAGCTCCCAAGAACCTCAGAAACCCCAGATCGAGCCTATTCGGATGCCTACTGTGGAGGAAATAAGGGGCCAAGACATTTGGAACAACTGTGCAGTCCGTAGTGTTGTAAGCGGAGTCATGG GAGGAGGACTTGGGTTGTTCATGGGTATGTTTCTTGGTGCACTTGATAACCCAATAATGCAAGAGGAAATGACTACTAGGCAGCAAATTGTATACCAAGCAAAGCAGATGGGTCGAAGGAGTTGGAGTTCCTGCAAGACTTTTGCTGTTATGGGGTTGGTTTTCTCTGCTGCTGAATGTACTGTTGAGAAG GTACGAGCAAAGCATGACATGACAAATACAGCAGTTGCAGGGTGCGTAACAGGAGGCACATTATCAGCTAGAG GTGGACCAAAAGCTGCGTGCATGGGTTGTGCTGGCTTTGCGACATTTTCAGTCTTGATAGAAAAGTTCTTGGATCGATATCACTAA
- the LOC132600642 gene encoding mitochondrial import inner membrane translocase subunit TIM22-4-like isoform X2 — MSDPATESNDAQSSSQEPQKPQIEPIRMPTVEEIRGQDIWNNCAVRSVVSGVMGGGLGLFMGMFLGALDNPIMQEEMTTRQQIVYQAKQMGRRSWSSCKTFAVMGLVFSAAECTVEKVRAKHDMTNTAVAGCVTGGTLSARGGFSYVTARVHPTI, encoded by the exons ATGAGTGATCCGGCAACTGAATCAAATGACGCGCAATCAAGCTCCCAAGAACCTCAGAAACCCCAGATCGAGCCTATTCGGATGCCTACTGTGGAGGAAATAAGGGGCCAAGACATTTGGAACAACTGTGCAGTCCGTAGTGTTGTAAGCGGAGTCATGG GAGGAGGACTTGGGTTGTTCATGGGTATGTTTCTTGGTGCACTTGATAACCCAATAATGCAAGAGGAAATGACTACTAGGCAGCAAATTGTATACCAAGCAAAGCAGATGGGTCGAAGGAGTTGGAGTTCCTGCAAGACTTTTGCTGTTATGGGGTTGGTTTTCTCTGCTGCTGAATGTACTGTTGAGAAG GTACGAGCAAAGCATGACATGACAAATACAGCAGTTGCAGGGTGCGTAACAGGAGGCACATTATCAGCTAGAG GTGGTTTCAGCTACGTAACAGCGAGAGTGCATCCAACAATTTGA